The following proteins are co-located in the Candidatus Poribacteria bacterium genome:
- a CDS encoding T9SS type A sorting domain-containing protein, with the protein MYGWNPSLAVPNWELVTLTSPDPLPFVSKGYFTFRDPVAGPLATTFSVYTSHAAERSVEVMLYPGWNLVGVTLGGLTAAAYTTTPNTIFGYDGADYFVAKAGAANLVPFRGYWVYNELTTPRTVTISQAPTAPAIVQRPAPSPDWVAPLTISLDSGALKAVELGRSLKAQVGFDAYDVGLPPAPPIRSYSEFFVQTDDPIERMTRNVLPSSQREATWELSANLAEAGTLRWTAQTLPAGYRIVVESGDERCDLSRDGSMRLDAGRHTFTPPSRSRLMANYPNPFNPETWIPFELKESSVVTVNIYDVSGALVRKLDLGYREAGYYTSRTGATYWDGRNELGERVASGVYFYELRAGSFRGTRRMVIYK; encoded by the coding sequence ATGTACGGGTGGAACCCGTCGCTGGCTGTCCCGAACTGGGAACTAGTGACGCTCACCTCTCCCGATCCGCTGCCGTTTGTTTCGAAGGGCTACTTCACCTTCCGCGATCCTGTTGCCGGACCATTGGCGACGACGTTCTCCGTGTACACCAGCCACGCGGCGGAGCGGTCCGTGGAAGTGATGCTGTATCCGGGGTGGAATCTTGTCGGCGTCACGCTCGGCGGCCTGACCGCTGCGGCTTACACCACGACGCCCAACACCATCTTCGGCTACGACGGCGCGGACTACTTCGTGGCAAAGGCTGGGGCAGCGAATCTTGTGCCATTCAGGGGCTACTGGGTCTACAACGAGCTGACGACGCCTCGGACGGTGACGATCAGTCAGGCGCCGACGGCTCCTGCCATCGTCCAGCGTCCGGCTCCGTCTCCGGACTGGGTCGCGCCGCTGACGATCTCGCTGGACAGCGGGGCGCTCAAGGCGGTCGAGCTCGGAAGGAGCCTGAAGGCGCAGGTGGGCTTCGACGCCTACGACGTGGGTCTGCCTCCGGCTCCTCCGATCCGCAGCTACTCCGAGTTCTTCGTCCAGACCGACGACCCCATCGAGCGGATGACGCGGAACGTCCTTCCGTCGAGTCAGCGCGAAGCCACGTGGGAGCTCTCAGCGAACCTTGCGGAAGCGGGCACGCTCCGCTGGACGGCGCAGACGCTTCCGGCTGGCTACCGGATCGTCGTCGAATCAGGCGATGAGCGTTGCGACCTGAGCCGCGACGGCTCGATGCGTCTCGACGCGGGTAGGCACACCTTCACGCCGCCGTCGCGGAGCCGCCTGATGGCGAACTACCCCAACCCCTTCAACCCGGAGACGTGGATTCCCTTCGAGCTCAAGGAAAGCTCCGTCGTCACGGTGAACATCTACGACGTGTCGGGAGCTCTGGTCCGCAAGCTCGATCTGGGCTATCGCGAGGCGGGCTACTACACGTCGCGGACTGGTGCGACGTACTGGGACGGTCGGAACGAGCTCGGGGAGCGCGTCGCTAGCGGGGTCTACTTCTACGAGCTCCGCGCGGGCTCCTTCCGCGGGACGCGCCGGATGGTCATCTACAAGTAG
- a CDS encoding hydroxyacid dehydrogenase, giving the protein MERTVPRILYVCTPSHTRKVFRPEDYTRLQTHFDVHANSSERNYTSEQLANEIAGYDALLTGWGAPRITQDAMARADRLRLIAHSAGSVRGMLNDVADSIMARDIAVFSANRAIAYNVSEATVGYMIMASRRWFDHMSTIRSGGWSKSEVPSNGQYLRGSTVGIVSASTVARELIELLRPFGVEIILYDPLLSEYDAGVLGVELVQVLEDLFARADFLTVHAPSIPETDRMVGARELAHLRDGAVFVNTSRGSVVDHEALYHVARSGRIQVVLDVTTPEPLPPDHPLRSLTNVFITPHVSGAGYYGYFKIGELTTAAIENYFAGKPFEGRVDMSRWAMLA; this is encoded by the coding sequence ATGGAACGCACCGTCCCACGCATTCTGTACGTCTGCACGCCGAGCCACACGCGCAAGGTCTTCCGACCTGAGGACTACACACGCCTCCAGACCCACTTCGATGTGCACGCCAATTCGTCGGAACGGAACTACACGTCCGAGCAGTTGGCGAACGAGATCGCCGGGTACGATGCGCTCCTGACGGGCTGGGGAGCCCCCCGGATCACCCAAGATGCGATGGCGCGCGCAGACCGGCTGCGTTTGATCGCCCATTCTGCGGGATCGGTGCGCGGCATGCTCAACGACGTCGCCGACTCGATCATGGCTCGCGACATCGCCGTGTTCAGCGCCAACCGCGCTATCGCGTACAACGTGTCCGAGGCGACCGTTGGCTACATGATTATGGCGAGCCGCCGCTGGTTCGACCACATGAGCACCATCCGTAGCGGAGGATGGAGCAAATCGGAGGTTCCAAGCAACGGTCAGTACCTGCGGGGCAGCACGGTCGGCATCGTCTCGGCGAGCACCGTCGCTCGCGAGCTGATCGAACTGCTTCGCCCATTCGGCGTGGAGATCATCCTGTACGACCCGCTGTTGAGCGAGTACGATGCGGGGGTCCTCGGCGTCGAGCTCGTGCAGGTGCTGGAGGACCTCTTCGCGCGTGCCGACTTCCTGACGGTTCACGCGCCGTCGATCCCGGAGACGGACCGCATGGTCGGGGCGCGCGAGCTTGCGCACCTTCGCGACGGAGCCGTATTCGTCAACACGTCGCGCGGGTCGGTCGTGGACCACGAGGCTCTCTACCACGTCGCCCGATCCGGGCGCATCCAGGTCGTGCTCGACGTGACGACGCCAGAGCCTCTGCCGCCCGACCATCCGCTGCGCTCGCTGACGAATGTGTTCATCACGCCGCACGTCTCCGGAGCGGGATACTACGGTTACTTCAAGATCGGGGAGCTCACAACGGCGGCGATCGAGAACTACTTCGCAGGCAAGCCCTTCGAGGGTCGAGTCGACATGTCACGGTGGGCGATGTTGGCATGA
- a CDS encoding glycerophosphodiester phosphodiesterase, with the protein MTITRKQPAAGYLKIAHRGASAHEPENTLRAFRRALELGADAIELDVHVSKDGELVVIHDAYVDKTTDGTGAVAEMASNELRRLDAGEGEPIPTLAEVIDGFAREAVLCIELKGEGSAIPTADLVRGKRCVDRVILCSFDAAKVRRVKEHAPEIETSVLTGSWEEDFLLLAREAKADCIHFCWERHPQPHTLLTDDVMRRAHEAGLEVVLWHEERPDEIRELIRKPIYGICSNNPELL; encoded by the coding sequence ATGACGATCACGCGGAAGCAGCCCGCCGCAGGCTACCTCAAGATCGCGCATCGCGGAGCCTCTGCGCACGAACCCGAGAACACGCTGAGAGCGTTCCGAAGGGCGTTAGAACTGGGCGCCGACGCCATCGAACTCGACGTCCATGTGTCGAAGGACGGCGAGCTCGTCGTCATCCACGACGCCTATGTCGACAAGACGACAGACGGAACCGGAGCCGTCGCCGAGATGGCGAGCAACGAGCTCCGTCGACTCGACGCTGGCGAGGGCGAACCGATCCCAACGCTTGCCGAGGTCATCGACGGGTTCGCCCGCGAAGCCGTGCTGTGCATCGAGCTCAAGGGCGAGGGATCCGCCATCCCAACGGCGGATCTGGTGCGCGGCAAGAGGTGCGTGGATCGCGTCATTCTCTGCTCGTTCGATGCTGCCAAGGTGCGACGCGTCAAGGAACACGCGCCGGAGATCGAGACGTCGGTCTTGACGGGAAGCTGGGAAGAGGATTTCCTGCTGTTGGCGCGGGAGGCGAAGGCGGACTGCATCCACTTCTGCTGGGAGCGGCATCCGCAGCCGCACACGCTCCTGACCGACGACGTGATGCGTCGCGCCCACGAGGCAGGGCTCGAAGTCGTCCTCTGGCACGAGGAACGTCCCGACGAGATCCGCGAACTGATCCGCAAGCCAATCTACGGCATCTGCAGCAACAACCCCGAACTGCTCTAG
- a CDS encoding sugar phosphate isomerase/epimerase, whose amino-acid sequence MKPEKPMEIGIMLGVGDDPAESLEKVKAVGVTNAQMGCPPEEYLGGTRFEELRDAIRESGITITTVFCGFAGESYADIPTVQRTVGYVPADTREERVQKTFAVSEFAKGLGVDAVAAHIGFVPEDTKDPAYKEILATIQRIADYCAVNGQVFSLETGQEPAETLLGFLKDLKRANVRVNFDPANMILYGCGEPIEALGVLKDYIASVHAKDGKWSDKPGVTWGVETPLGEGDVGMDRFVAKLKEIGYDGYITIEREISGDKQIEDIRGGVALLRSLVG is encoded by the coding sequence ATGAAACCTGAGAAGCCCATGGAGATCGGCATCATGCTCGGCGTCGGCGACGACCCGGCTGAGAGTCTGGAAAAGGTCAAAGCGGTCGGCGTGACGAACGCGCAAATGGGCTGCCCGCCCGAGGAGTACCTCGGCGGAACGCGCTTCGAGGAACTGCGCGACGCGATCCGGGAGTCCGGCATCACGATCACGACCGTGTTCTGCGGATTCGCCGGCGAGAGCTACGCGGACATCCCGACCGTCCAGAGGACTGTCGGCTACGTGCCGGCTGATACGCGCGAAGAACGCGTTCAGAAGACGTTCGCCGTGTCCGAGTTCGCCAAGGGGCTCGGTGTCGACGCCGTTGCGGCGCACATCGGCTTCGTGCCTGAAGACACAAAGGACCCCGCCTACAAGGAGATCCTCGCGACGATCCAGCGCATCGCCGACTACTGCGCGGTGAACGGGCAAGTGTTCTCGCTCGAAACCGGACAGGAGCCAGCTGAGACGCTCCTCGGATTCCTCAAGGACCTCAAGCGCGCCAACGTGCGCGTCAACTTCGATCCGGCGAACATGATCCTCTACGGCTGCGGGGAGCCTATCGAGGCTCTGGGAGTCCTCAAGGACTACATCGCAAGCGTCCATGCCAAGGACGGCAAATGGTCGGACAAGCCCGGCGTGACATGGGGCGTGGAAACGCCGCTGGGCGAAGGCGACGTCGGGATGGATCGCTTCGTCGCCAAGCTCAAGGAGATCGGCTACGACGGCTACATCACCATTGAGCGGGAGATATCCGGCGACAAGCAGATCGAGGACATCCGAGGCGGGGTCGCGTTGCTGCGGTCGCTCGTCGGATAG
- a CDS encoding DegT/DnrJ/EryC1/StrS family aminotransferase: protein MSEALAIAGGTPIRTTPFPPRRPFGAREEELVLEAIRSQNLFGKSGNFVPRLETEFAQFMGSGYAQTCTSGTAAIHIAVGAVNPDPGDEIITAPITDPGSVMPILQQNAIPVFADVDPITMNMTPESIEANITDRTRAIILVHLFGRPCEIEKVVEIARRHNVTLIEDCSQTHATRYKGKYVGTFGDIGCFSLQQSKHMTTGDGGICSTDDQATYYRMKLFSDKGWDYRYMGERDHAFLAPNYRMNELTAAVAVAQLARVRQVVEKRHRLGRILSELIADAPGITVLPISDDYEVSWWNYVFHITGHDPGRFCEAVRAEGVPVGPHYIGDPIYLRGDFLAKKITYGKSQCPFSCHVTSRNYEYTRDLVPGAVQALKTVAIFGLHEDMSEGDIEDVGAAIQKVARNLAT, encoded by the coding sequence ATGTCTGAAGCGCTCGCCATCGCCGGGGGAACGCCGATTCGGACGACTCCGTTCCCGCCGCGCCGTCCCTTCGGAGCGCGCGAGGAGGAGCTCGTCCTCGAGGCGATCCGCAGCCAGAACCTGTTCGGAAAGTCGGGCAACTTTGTGCCGCGTCTGGAGACGGAGTTCGCCCAGTTCATGGGGTCCGGCTACGCGCAGACCTGTACGAGCGGCACGGCGGCGATCCACATCGCCGTCGGAGCGGTGAACCCCGACCCTGGCGACGAGATCATCACGGCTCCCATCACCGACCCCGGCAGCGTCATGCCGATCCTCCAGCAGAACGCGATCCCTGTGTTCGCCGACGTCGATCCGATCACGATGAACATGACGCCGGAGTCCATCGAGGCGAACATCACGGATCGGACGCGGGCGATCATCCTCGTCCACCTCTTCGGCCGCCCGTGCGAGATCGAGAAGGTCGTCGAGATAGCCCGACGCCACAACGTGACACTCATCGAGGACTGCAGCCAGACGCATGCGACGCGCTACAAGGGCAAATACGTCGGCACGTTCGGCGACATCGGCTGCTTCAGCCTCCAGCAGTCGAAGCACATGACCACCGGCGACGGCGGCATCTGCAGCACCGACGACCAAGCCACCTACTACCGGATGAAGCTCTTCTCTGACAAAGGCTGGGACTACCGCTACATGGGCGAACGGGATCACGCCTTCCTCGCCCCGAACTACCGTATGAACGAGCTCACGGCGGCTGTCGCCGTCGCGCAGTTGGCGCGCGTCCGGCAGGTCGTCGAGAAGCGCCACCGGCTGGGCAGGATACTCTCTGAGCTCATCGCCGATGCGCCGGGCATCACGGTGTTGCCCATCTCCGATGACTACGAGGTTTCGTGGTGGAACTACGTGTTCCACATCACGGGCCACGACCCGGGCAGGTTCTGCGAAGCAGTCCGCGCCGAGGGCGTTCCCGTCGGCCCGCACTACATCGGCGACCCGATCTACCTGCGCGGCGACTTCCTCGCCAAGAAGATCACCTACGGCAAGAGCCAGTGCCCGTTCTCGTGCCACGTGACCAGCCGCAACTACGAGTACACGCGCGACCTGGTGCCGGGAGCCGTCCAGGCGCTGAAGACCGTCGCCATCTTCGGCTTGCACGAGGACATGTCGGAGGGCGACATCGAGGATGTCGGCGCGGCGATCCAAAAAGTCGCGCGGAATCTAGCCACTTGA
- a CDS encoding LamG domain-containing protein gives MSRTKLIGCLAALGLLVAPIARGELVAMWLLDEGKGQDAKDGTGNGFDGVIEGKADWTDGKFGKGLAFSGGRANVKHSDKLSLMQWSMSVWVKIKGATGTYQMVMGKEGWPNRNYSMWVLPTIMTFGYTSGANDVQTQGGDVVDDKWHHLVGTYDQKNLTAYIDGVMTKQVPAAGKPNTCDCPFFIGSQPPGGGGPTMGSLDEAAVYSHALTEKEVLAAMSGQKTLAVRPTGKLAALWGRMKAQ, from the coding sequence ATGTCACGGACGAAGTTGATCGGGTGTCTCGCGGCGCTAGGGCTTCTCGTCGCGCCCATCGCGCGGGGAGAGCTCGTCGCGATGTGGCTCTTGGACGAAGGGAAGGGTCAGGACGCCAAGGACGGCACGGGCAATGGCTTCGACGGCGTCATCGAAGGCAAGGCGGACTGGACGGACGGCAAGTTCGGGAAAGGGCTCGCGTTCTCCGGCGGCAGAGCGAACGTGAAGCACTCCGACAAGCTGAGCCTGATGCAGTGGTCGATGTCCGTCTGGGTCAAGATCAAGGGCGCGACGGGAACCTACCAGATGGTCATGGGCAAGGAGGGCTGGCCCAACCGCAACTACTCGATGTGGGTTCTGCCGACGATCATGACGTTCGGCTACACATCCGGCGCGAACGATGTCCAGACACAGGGCGGCGATGTCGTCGATGACAAGTGGCATCACCTCGTCGGGACGTACGACCAGAAGAACCTGACCGCGTATATCGACGGCGTCATGACGAAGCAGGTCCCGGCGGCAGGCAAGCCGAACACGTGCGACTGCCCGTTCTTCATCGGTTCGCAGCCCCCGGGCGGCGGAGGTCCCACGATGGGATCGCTCGACGAAGCCGCCGTCTACAGCCACGCGCTGACCGAGAAGGAGGTCCTCGCAGCCATGAGCGGTCAGAAGACGCTCGCCGTGCGTCCCACTGGGAAACTCGCCGCGCTGTGGGGCCGGATGAAGGCGCAGTGA
- a CDS encoding class I SAM-dependent rRNA methyltransferase: protein MGDLSHPASILPRRHPGYHAQGLGAGGPVAAGASPRRAGRLDTRRVRDAIAEASRLTSQNRRSASLATATLRLKRDRDKPVRHRHPWVFSGGVMRIEGTAAPGDVVNVVADNSEWLAYASVNPDANLTARVLSWSRAEPIDDGWLAARITASIQHRRDMGYLAEGGACRLVFGESDGLPGLVVDDYAGSLVMSILTPFMERRRSEIVEALVHELSPGRISERSTDDTREREGLEPVSSTLVGSPADGPVTFMEGECAFVADIGSGQKTGFYLDQRVNRERVAEYASGRDVLNLFSYTGSFGIAALRAGASHVTNVDTSAEALAVGERMARDNAVDGRWESLEGNAFKVLRDYRDEGRRFGMIVIDPPKFASTRAHVEGACRGYKDLSLLGMKLLEPGGILATFSCSGMVTPQLFRQVVAAAAMDCGRDTVLLEKLTQPPDHPILMTFPESEYLKGFIIQAP, encoded by the coding sequence ATGGGCGACCTATCTCATCCCGCTTCGATACTTCCTCGTCGTCATCCGGGGTATCATGCTCAAGGGCTTGGGGCTGGTGGACCTGTGGCAGCAGGTGCTTCCCCTCGCCGCGCTGGGCGTCTCGATACTCGGCGTGTCCGTGATGCGATTGCAGAAGCGTCTCGGTTGACGAGCCAGAACCGGAGGAGCGCATCCTTGGCGACCGCAACGCTGCGACTCAAGCGCGACCGCGACAAGCCGGTACGGCATCGTCACCCGTGGGTGTTCAGCGGCGGCGTCATGCGAATCGAAGGAACTGCCGCCCCGGGCGATGTCGTGAACGTCGTCGCGGACAACAGCGAATGGCTCGCGTACGCGTCGGTGAACCCGGATGCGAACCTGACCGCCCGCGTGCTCTCCTGGTCGAGAGCCGAACCCATCGACGATGGTTGGCTTGCAGCGCGGATCACGGCATCGATCCAGCACCGACGCGACATGGGCTACCTGGCCGAGGGCGGCGCGTGTCGGCTCGTGTTCGGCGAGTCGGACGGGCTCCCCGGGCTGGTCGTCGACGACTATGCCGGTTCGCTGGTGATGTCGATCCTGACGCCCTTCATGGAGCGCCGTCGCTCGGAGATCGTCGAAGCGCTTGTCCACGAGCTGAGTCCCGGTCGTATCAGCGAACGAAGCACCGACGACACGCGCGAGCGAGAAGGGCTGGAGCCCGTGTCGAGCACACTCGTCGGGAGCCCGGCAGACGGTCCCGTCACCTTCATGGAAGGCGAGTGCGCCTTCGTCGCCGACATCGGCTCCGGGCAGAAGACCGGCTTCTACCTCGATCAGCGGGTGAACCGCGAGCGCGTTGCCGAGTATGCGTCCGGGCGCGACGTGCTGAACCTGTTCTCCTACACGGGTTCGTTCGGCATCGCCGCGCTGCGAGCCGGGGCGTCCCACGTGACGAACGTGGACACGTCGGCGGAAGCCCTCGCCGTCGGGGAACGCATGGCTCGCGACAACGCCGTGGACGGTCGATGGGAATCGCTCGAAGGCAACGCCTTCAAGGTGCTGCGGGACTACCGCGACGAGGGGCGCCGGTTCGGAATGATCGTCATCGACCCGCCGAAGTTCGCGAGCACGCGAGCCCATGTCGAGGGCGCATGCCGAGGGTACAAGGACCTGAGCCTGCTCGGAATGAAGCTGCTGGAGCCCGGCGGAATCCTCGCAACGTTCTCGTGCTCCGGCATGGTGACGCCCCAGCTTTTCCGACAGGTGGTGGCGGCAGCAGCGATGGACTGCGGGCGCGACACGGTTCTCCTCGAGAAGCTGACCCAGCCACCCGACCATCCGATTCTGATGACCTTCCCCGAGTCCGAGTACCTCAAGGGCTTCATCATCCAGGCTCCCTAG